The Arachis hypogaea cultivar Tifrunner chromosome 19, arahy.Tifrunner.gnm2.J5K5, whole genome shotgun sequence genome has a window encoding:
- the LOC140182107 gene encoding uncharacterized protein: protein MIVNGSISRFHQLAKLFEEHFAGSAIYLHNSDYLNTIKQGPNESLKDYMTRFTKVAISIPDLHPEVHLHAIKSGLRPGKFQETIAVAKPKTLAEFREKAKGQIDIEELRQVRKSDKSHFREEDKSSTIKKSFKLTPRFDSYTQFNTKREDIIKEILNSKLIKPPRKAGTYQDAKNVDKSKYCAFHQKHGHNTDDCMIAKDLLERLARQGHLDKYIGGHIQKRGPSSITNDLSEQHRGKEKASSSQYERPRGIINCISRGYASGEYSNSARKRSFRAICSVEGPKQDVAITNPQPEVTFTQADFNSNIQNLDDPVVITLQIADLLVKKVLLDPGSSADVMFYSTFQKMKLSDNVLHSTGGDLVGFSGERVPILGSVWLQTTLGEQPLSKTNDIQYLVVDCFSPYNIILGRPFLNKFGAIVSTVHLCVKFPLQDNQVVTIHGDHKEARQCYNISMKFQNRSTQQVNNVGLNQKEHTLAELDPRADFPDRPKPSDDLQKVYFNNNPNKFTYVGTSLNASELQAITTFLQEHADLFAWTPLDMPGIDPQIISHRLAINSTIRPVQQKKRKLGEEKKRASQEETQKLINAEFIKEIRFTTWLANVVMNAGATYQRLMDKVFAKQIGRNIEVYVDDMVAKTKIGDNHISDLTEIFGQICQYNMRLNPEKCAFAIQGGKFLGFLLTYWGIEANPDKCRAVLDMASPKTVKEVQRLTGRLAALSRFVPCLASTSIPFFQTIKKKNNFEWNDDCEKAFSKLKTTLSQPPILQKSLQGEDLFLYLSVTDWSISPTLVTERNKVQHPVYFVSKTLQHAELNYPRIEKLALALVFSARRLRPYFQNHVIHVRTDHPLRQVLHKPEIAGRLIKWAVELSEFDIKYQSRGPIKSQFLADFIAELTIPSEEDHAKQWILYVDGSSNNRGCGAGIRLEAEDGFILEHSIHLAFKASNSQSEYEALIAGLRLCLDLQISTIKVYCDSLLVVQQVNDIFQETDWRNDFIHYLQTGNIPEGVESDKKFRRQASSFTILNGTLYRRGYTRPLLKCLNKSEADLALAEAHEGICGTHTGARSLTSKILRAGFFWPTLKQDSQQKIRSCNNCQRHAPLIHIPAEQMHHSDISWPFNQWGLDILGPFPTALGQNSIRTYIDNQDEARRSELDIIEEVRNLAALKQRATQQAIARQYNKSVKNRSFVKGDLVLRKTETARKPPTHGKLAANWDGPYRVSEALGQGAYKLESLEGKLLPNTWNVSSLKKFYS from the exons TTAAAAGCGGCCTCCGACCCGGGAAGTTCCAGGAGACGATCGCAGTAGCAAAACCAAAGACCCTAGCAGAATTTCGAGAGAAAGCAAAAGGACAAATTGACATCGAGGAGCTCAGACAAGTTCGGAAGTCTGACAAGTCACACTTCCGCGAAGAAGATAAGAGCTCAACCATTAAGAAAAGTTTTAAACTAACACCTCGATTTGATTCTTATACGCAGTTTAACACTAAGAGGGAAGACATAATCAAGGAGATCTTGAACTCTAAACTAATTAAGCCTCCAAGAAAGGCCGGCACATACCAGGATGCAAAGAACGTGGACAAGTCAAAGTACTGCGCTTTCCACCAGAAACACGGCCACAATACCGATGATTGTATGATCGCCAAAGATCTCTTAGAACGACTAGCAAGACAAGGACACCTAGACAAATACATCGGTGGTCACATCCAAAAGCGCGGCCCCAGTTCCATAACAAACGACCTCTCTGAACAACACCGAGGAAAAGAGAAGGCATCTTCAAGCCAATATGAAAGACCACGAGGTATAATCAATTGTATTTCAAGAGGATACGCAAGTGGGGAATACTCAAACTCGGCAAGGAAAAGGTCGTTCAGAGCAATATGCTCGGTAGAAGGACCGAAACAAGATGTAGCAATCACTAACCCACAACCAGAAGTCACTTTCACACAGGCCGACTTTAACTCCAATATACAAAATTTGGACGACCCCGTGGTAATCACCCTCCAGATAGCGGATCTATTAGTGAAAAAAGTACTCTTGGATCCCGGGAGCAGTGCCGATGTTATGTTTTATTCCACATTTCAAAAGATGAAGCTCAGCGACAACGTGCTACATTCCACTGGAGGAGACTTGGTCGGCTTCTCGGGAGAACGAGTTCCAATACTCGGatcagtgtggttacaaaccacactgggtGAGCAACCTCTTTCAAAAACTAATGATATTCAATATTTAGTAGTCGATTGTTTCAGCCCATATAACATTATTCTCGGCCGACCTTTTTTGAATAAGTTCGGCGCCATTGTATCTACAGTTCATCTCTGTGTAAAGTTTCCTTTGCAGGACAACCAGGTTGTAACAATTCATGGCGACCATAAAGAGGCACGACAATGTTACAACATCAGCATGAAATTCCAAAATCGCTCCACGCAACAAGTCAACAACGTCGGCCTGAACCAAAAGGAGCACACGCTAGCCGAACTGGACCCAAGAGCTGATTTCCCCGATCGCCCAAAACCCTCTGACGACCTACAAAAAGTGTATTTCAACAATAACCCTAATAAATTCACATATGTAGGTACCTCACTCAATGCATCTGAGTTGCAGGCCATAACAACCTTCCTGCAAGAACATGCCGACCTTTTCGCATGGACACCATTAGACATGCCCGGAATCGACCCACAGATTATCAGCCATAGACTAGCAATAAACTCGACAATCCGACCAGTGCAACAGAAGAAACGCAAACTCGGCGAAGAGAAAAAGAGAGCGTCACAGGAAGAAACACAAAAGCTCATCAACGCCGAATTTATCAAAGAGATCAGATTCACCACCTGGTTAGCcaatgtggtaatg AACGCAGGTGCAACTTACCAACGCCTTATGGATAAGGTGTTCGCCAAACAAATCGGCAGAAATATCGAAGTTTATGTCGATGATATGGTCGCCAAAACAAAAATCGGAGATAACCATATCAGCGACCTTACAGAAATATTCGGCCAGATCTGCCAGTACAACATGCGTCTCAACCCCGAAAAATGCGCATTCGCCATTCAAGGAGgaaagtttttaggttttttgctGACATACTGGGGAATAgaggcaaatccagacaaatgccgaGCTGTGTTGGACATGGCCAGCCCTAAAACAGTCAAAGAAGTTCAGCGCCTCACAGGACGACTCGCTGCACTTTCCAGATTTGTTCCTTGCCTTGCTTCAACTTCTATTCCTTTTTtccaaacaattaaaaagaaaaataacttcgAATGGAACGACGATTGTGAGAAggccttttcaaaattaaaaacaacactCTCACAACCGCCGATATTACAAAAATCCCTACAAGGGGAAGATTTATTTCTATATCTGTCAGTTACTGATTGGTCAATAAGCCCAACCCTTGTTACAGAGAGAAACAAAGTTCAGCATCCAGTATACTTTGTTAGTAAGACTCTGCAGCATGCCGAACTCAATTATCCAAGGATTGAGAAGCTCGCACTAGCACTGGTATTCTCGGCGAGACGTCTCCGACCTTACTTCCAGAACCACGTTATCCATGTCAGAACCGATCACCCACTAAGACAAGTGTTACACAAACCAGAAATTGCAGGACGACTTATAAAATGGGCAGTCGAACTATCTGAGTTCGACATCAAATACCAATCCCGAGGACCGATCAAGTCACAATTCCTGGCAGATTTTATCGCCGAGCTTACAATACCATCCGAGGAAGATCATGCAAAACAATGGATCTTATATGTGGACGGCTCTTCAAATAACAGAGGCTGTGGTGCAGGAATTCGTCTGGAGGCCGAGGATGGATTCATATTGGAACACTCAATACACTTAGCTTTCAAAGCAAGCAACAGCCAATCCGAGTATGAAGCACTAATCGCCGGACTCCGACTCTGTTTAGATCTTCAAATCTCGACGATCAAGGTATACTGTGATTCTTTGTTAGTCGTACAACAGGTAAATGACATTTTCCAG GAAACAGATTGGAGGAACGACTTTATACACTATTTACAAACAGGTAATATACCAGAAGGGGTCGAGAGCGATAAAAAGTTCCGACGCCAAGCATCTTCCTTCACAATACTCAATGGAACATTGTATCGACGGGGATATACTCGCCCTCTACTCAAATGCCTCAACAAATCAGAAGCCGATCTAGCATTAGCAGAAGCACATGAAGGAATCTGTGGCACACATACAGGGGCTCGAAGCCTAACATCAAAGATCCTCCGAGCCGGATTTTTCTGGCCGACTTTGAAACAGGACAGCCAACAGAAAATAAGGTCATGCAACAATTGCCAAAGACACGCACCACTGATACACATCCCTGCCGAGCAAATGCATCATTCAGATATCAGCTGGCCATTCAACCAATGGGGTTTGGATATACTCGGGCCATTCCCCACAGCACTAGGCCAG AACTCAATCCGAACTTATATCGACAACCAAGACGAAGCTCGGAGATCCGAGCTCGACATCATTGAAGAAGTTAGAAACCTCGCCGCCTTGAAGCAACGCGCAACGCAGCAAGCCATAGCTCGACAATACAACAAGTCGGTCAAAAACAGATCATTCGTTAAAGGAGACTTAGTCCTCCGCAAAACTGAAACTGCTCGGAAACCACCAACACATGGAAAGCTAGCAGCCAATTGGGACGGCCCATACCGAGTATCCGAAGCACTCGGCCAAGGAGCATACAAGCTAGAATCACTAGAAGGTAAACTCTTGCCTAATACATGGAACGTGTCTTCCTTAAAGAAATTTTATAGTTAA